Proteins co-encoded in one Streptococcus parauberis NCFD 2020 genomic window:
- a CDS encoding GNAT family N-acetyltransferase, protein MIIRQSRDTLSPTYIDAVKIRQKVFVQEQGVPLSIEIDDKEALCLHIVAYDDKDIACATCRILPDSKFNKVTLQRMAVLANYRGQKLGQFLMQETIAYCKKQGFKTMELHAQLTAKPFYDKLGFTSQGDIFQEAGIDHQTMVKEL, encoded by the coding sequence ATGATAATAAGACAAAGCCGAGATACACTCTCACCAACCTACATAGATGCCGTTAAAATTAGACAGAAAGTTTTTGTTCAAGAACAAGGCGTACCACTATCAATTGAGATTGATGATAAGGAAGCCCTCTGTCTTCACATTGTCGCCTACGACGACAAAGATATTGCCTGTGCAACCTGCCGAATCTTACCTGATTCCAAGTTTAACAAGGTAACTCTACAACGAATGGCTGTGCTTGCTAACTACCGAGGACAAAAACTAGGCCAATTCCTTATGCAAGAAACCATTGCCTACTGCAAAAAGCAAGGCTTCAAAACAATGGAATTACATGCACAACTAACTGCCAAACCATTCTATGACAAACTAGGATTTACTTCCCAAGGAGACATCTTCCAAGAAGCTGGAATTGATCATCAGACAATGGTAAAAGAGCTTTAA
- a CDS encoding glycoside hydrolase family 13 protein → MNKILQSVYSDSTRQFVSNPYPRRKESITIAIRIKKNNLYKIFLKYKRLGVEIVEEMKESRELNGLIYYEYTLICYDEELSYQFYILGENKLYYYTQKGISDYLPDDSTNFKILINYDAPSWLAKSVFYQIMPDRFCIGDSEKIIEDKYTYNGNKPVIMNWDDKPLPYSKTNAMDFYGGDLWGIITKLDYLQKLGVNAIYLNPIFKSPIYHKYDALDYFEIDPSLGGDEALIALTKEIHKRGMRIILDISINHTSSSSKWFNKTNEFYPDGTGAYNNVKSKEREYYFFQDNNTYLSWFGVETMPQLNYSSAKLRDIIYRDEDSVIKKYLKEPYNIDGWRFDVADVMARNEEVDLYHEVWKEIYREIKKTKKDAAIIAEEWTDAWQMYDGTQWDTTMNYFQVARPLREFAGAKDLLLDRTPEFSNLPNQMDALKLEKRILHFKNKIPEQIQYQMFNLIDSHDVPRLYHENNVELTSFIGAVITLFGLPGATSIWYGDEILLSGHSRNHEGTRYPMNWSGKLTKKQKETQKIFKQLATLKTNKSSLQEGSFKILREYIDIFSFVRFTDEEMYIFIWSEAKKKRRLIIDLDNYGMQTKEGKTVLGNIKIKQEKEKLEIEIPEKESGIISLT, encoded by the coding sequence ATGAACAAAATATTGCAATCTGTTTACTCAGATTCAACTCGTCAATTTGTGTCTAATCCATATCCTCGTAGAAAAGAATCAATTACAATTGCTATAAGAATAAAGAAAAATAACCTCTATAAGATATTTCTTAAATATAAAAGACTGGGTGTTGAAATAGTAGAAGAGATGAAAGAAAGTCGTGAGTTAAATGGTTTAATCTATTATGAATATACACTGATTTGTTACGATGAAGAACTTTCATATCAATTTTATATTTTAGGAGAAAATAAGTTATATTATTACACACAAAAGGGAATTTCAGATTATCTTCCTGACGATAGTACAAATTTTAAAATACTTATTAATTATGATGCCCCTTCATGGTTGGCTAAATCTGTTTTTTATCAAATCATGCCAGATAGATTCTGTATAGGTGATTCGGAAAAGATAATTGAAGATAAGTACACTTATAATGGGAATAAGCCTGTCATCATGAACTGGGATGATAAACCATTACCGTATTCAAAGACGAATGCTATGGATTTTTATGGCGGGGATTTGTGGGGAATCATAACTAAACTAGATTATCTACAGAAATTGGGAGTTAATGCCATTTATTTAAATCCAATTTTCAAATCACCAATATATCACAAATACGATGCTTTAGATTATTTTGAAATAGATCCAAGTTTGGGTGGTGATGAGGCCCTGATTGCATTAACAAAAGAAATTCATAAAAGAGGAATGCGGATCATACTTGATATTTCAATTAATCATACAAGTTCATCATCAAAATGGTTCAATAAAACGAACGAATTTTATCCTGATGGGACTGGTGCATATAATAACGTTAAGTCCAAAGAAAGAGAGTATTACTTTTTCCAAGATAACAATACATATCTCTCCTGGTTTGGTGTTGAAACAATGCCTCAGCTCAATTACTCGTCAGCAAAATTACGAGATATTATTTATCGAGATGAAGATTCAGTTATAAAAAAATATTTAAAAGAACCATACAATATTGATGGCTGGCGATTTGATGTTGCTGACGTCATGGCAAGAAATGAAGAAGTAGACTTGTATCATGAAGTATGGAAAGAAATATACAGGGAAATTAAAAAAACAAAAAAAGATGCAGCTATCATTGCTGAAGAATGGACAGATGCATGGCAAATGTATGATGGTACTCAATGGGATACAACAATGAATTATTTTCAGGTTGCAAGACCGCTAAGGGAGTTCGCAGGTGCAAAAGATTTGCTATTAGATCGAACACCTGAATTTTCAAATCTGCCAAATCAAATGGATGCTTTAAAGTTAGAGAAAAGAATACTTCATTTTAAAAATAAAATACCTGAGCAAATTCAATATCAAATGTTTAATTTAATTGACTCTCATGATGTACCACGCTTATATCATGAGAATAATGTTGAATTAACATCTTTTATTGGTGCTGTTATTACACTATTTGGTTTACCTGGTGCAACAAGTATTTGGTATGGAGATGAAATATTATTAAGTGGACATAGTAGAAACCATGAAGGGACTAGATATCCTATGAATTGGTCAGGTAAGTTGACGAAGAAACAAAAAGAAACTCAAAAGATATTTAAACAATTAGCTACTTTGAAAACAAATAAAAGTAGCTTGCAAGAAGGTAGCTTTAAAATTTTAAGAGAATATATTGATATTTTCTCCTTTGTTAGATTTACTGATGAAGAAATGTATATTTTTATTTGGTCAGAAGCAAAGAAAAAAAGAAGACTTATTATTGACTTAGATAACTATGGCATGCAAACGAAGGAAGGAAAAACAGTATTAGGTAATATTAAGATTAAACAAGAAAAAGAAAAACTTGAAATCGAGATTCCAGAGAAGGAATCCGGAATAATTTCTTTAACATAG
- a CDS encoding sugar ABC transporter permease has product MAKNIKSYKSIYKKLVSQGLTYLYLLFLSVIILFPVMVTLSSAFRAGNVVSFSLNLRENYTLYNFQRLFFETNYIKWYLNTLIIACSTMLIQVLIITLTGFAYSRYNFIGKKKSLLFFLVIQMVPTTASLTAFFVMAWLFNALNQYWFLIAIYVGGGIPMNTWLMKGYFDTIPYDLDESAKLDGAGHFKIFYSIILPLVRPMIAVQALWAFMGPFGDFMLAKFLLRSPEYFTIAVGLQTFITDPKRQEITLFAAGAILVALPISVLFFILQKHFVSGLLQGGTKG; this is encoded by the coding sequence ATGGCTAAAAATATAAAAAGCTACAAAAGTATTTATAAAAAATTAGTAAGCCAAGGGTTAACTTATCTCTATTTACTATTCTTATCAGTAATAATATTATTTCCAGTAATGGTAACCTTAAGTTCAGCTTTTAGAGCTGGAAATGTTGTATCATTTTCTCTCAATTTACGAGAAAATTATACGCTGTATAATTTCCAAAGGTTATTTTTTGAAACTAACTATATAAAATGGTATTTGAATACCCTAATCATCGCTTGCTCTACAATGTTGATACAAGTACTAATAATTACACTAACTGGTTTTGCCTATAGTCGATATAATTTTATCGGTAAAAAGAAAAGTCTATTATTTTTTCTAGTTATACAAATGGTTCCAACAACAGCATCATTAACAGCTTTCTTTGTTATGGCATGGTTATTTAATGCTTTAAATCAATATTGGTTTTTAATTGCAATCTATGTAGGTGGAGGAATCCCAATGAATACTTGGTTGATGAAAGGGTATTTTGATACGATTCCTTATGATTTAGATGAATCAGCAAAACTTGACGGAGCTGGTCATTTTAAAATATTTTATTCAATTATTCTTCCATTGGTTCGTCCAATGATTGCTGTTCAGGCACTTTGGGCATTTATGGGGCCATTTGGAGATTTTATGTTAGCCAAGTTTCTGCTTAGGTCTCCAGAATACTTTACAATTGCTGTAGGATTGCAGACTTTTATCACTGATCCGAAAAGACAAGAAATTACACTATTTGCAGCAGGTGCTATATTAGTAGCCTTACCAATATCAGTTTTATTTTTTATTCTTCAGAAACATTTCGTTTCAGGTTTGTTGCAAGGTGGAACTAAGGGATAA
- a CDS encoding carbohydrate ABC transporter permease, with protein sequence MKQSTLHNEKIAIMLSFIPGLGQIYNHQKTKGILFVMIFLLEIIEITFWGSSAVSGLITLGKVPMEDHSLFLLIEGTMQIIIFSLMICFHLYNLHDAKVVAGQLKMGKKVSQNRNEMISNLVENGFSYLLVIPAYLLMLFVIVFPVLVTIFIAFTNYDFKHIPPYRLIEWVGAKNFINILQLSTFRNAFSSVFTWTVIWTFFATSLQIIIGVFTALVMNQKFVKFKRIFGVIFLLPWAVPAFVSIMSFSNFFNDSIGAMNLQVIPLIEKIFPFFSFELIPWKTDPFWSKIAIILIQAWLGFPYIYILTTGILQSIPNELYEAATVDGVNRNQKFWKITCPMILAVSSPTFITQYTFNFNNFSVIYLFNNGGPGSIGGGAGSTDILISWIYKLTTQNSPQFSMASAVTLVISLLIIMVSLISFRKFNSFNMGGN encoded by the coding sequence ATGAAACAAAGTACACTCCATAATGAAAAAATTGCAATTATGCTATCTTTTATACCTGGATTAGGTCAAATTTATAATCATCAGAAGACAAAAGGAATATTGTTTGTCATGATTTTTCTGTTAGAAATTATTGAAATCACTTTTTGGGGTAGTTCAGCAGTATCGGGGCTGATAACACTTGGAAAGGTACCAATGGAAGATCACTCACTATTTTTGCTTATTGAGGGCACAATGCAAATTATTATATTCAGTCTTATGATTTGTTTCCACCTTTATAATCTTCATGATGCAAAAGTTGTAGCAGGTCAATTAAAAATGGGTAAAAAAGTAAGTCAAAATAGAAACGAAATGATTTCTAACCTAGTTGAGAATGGTTTTTCATATCTTTTAGTCATTCCAGCCTATTTATTAATGCTTTTCGTAATTGTGTTTCCTGTTCTGGTAACCATTTTTATCGCCTTTACAAATTATGATTTCAAACATATCCCACCTTATCGATTAATAGAATGGGTAGGTGCCAAAAATTTTATTAATATTCTTCAACTGAGTACTTTTAGAAATGCATTTAGTTCTGTCTTCACATGGACCGTTATTTGGACTTTCTTTGCGACTAGCTTGCAAATTATCATTGGTGTATTCACTGCACTAGTAATGAATCAAAAGTTCGTTAAATTCAAGAGGATATTTGGGGTTATCTTTTTACTACCATGGGCAGTTCCAGCTTTTGTAAGTATTATGAGCTTTAGTAATTTTTTTAACGATTCTATTGGTGCTATGAACTTACAAGTAATACCATTAATTGAAAAGATTTTCCCGTTTTTTAGTTTCGAATTAATACCGTGGAAAACGGATCCTTTTTGGTCTAAAATTGCAATCATATTAATACAAGCTTGGTTGGGTTTTCCTTATATTTATATATTAACGACTGGTATTTTACAATCAATTCCAAATGAATTATATGAAGCTGCAACAGTCGATGGTGTAAATAGAAATCAAAAGTTTTGGAAAATTACTTGTCCTATGATATTAGCAGTTTCATCACCAACTTTTATTACTCAATACACTTTTAATTTTAATAACTTTTCTGTAATTTATTTATTTAATAATGGTGGACCTGGTAGCATTGGTGGAGGTGCAGGTTCAACGGATATATTAATATCATGGATTTATAAACTTACTACTCAAAATTCTCCTCAATTTTCAATGGCATCGGCAGTAACATTAGTTATTTCATTGTTGATTATTATGGTTTCTTTAATTAGCTTTAGAAAATTTAATTCATTTAATATGGGAGGTAACTAA
- a CDS encoding extracellular solute-binding protein, which translates to MKKRIIYTTIGLCSVILLSACSASKSNDNSKSNKQLTVAVDKLYVKYMNDIKKDFEKENKIKLNVKVVDQSDVITNLPTDGPTGAGPDVLMAPYDRVGGLSTDGHISEIKLKNSDQYEEKLKQLVTIDGKIYGAPNVIETLVLYYNKEFLKGAPKTFEELEALQNDPKYSFETEKGKNTAFLANWTNFYFAYGLTAGYGGYAFGENGTKASDIGLAANDSQKALEYAKQWYDTWPKGMQDTTKAGNFVKDQFLSKKTAAIIEGPWVAASLKEAKLNFGVSEIPVLPNGKKYSPFAGGKAWVVSNYSKNKKASEKFISFVTSFENQKKFYDSTQEIPATTKAREYALDQKNELTTAVIKQFNSSKPMPNIPEMAEVWGPSATMYFDAVSGKKIPQNAIRDALKTIKDTIEQKYGKN; encoded by the coding sequence ATGAAAAAACGAATAATATATACTACCATTGGACTTTGTTCTGTAATTTTATTGTCAGCATGTTCAGCATCAAAAAGTAATGATAATTCAAAGTCGAATAAACAATTAACTGTTGCTGTTGATAAATTATACGTTAAGTACATGAATGATATAAAAAAAGACTTTGAGAAAGAAAATAAAATAAAATTAAATGTAAAAGTTGTTGATCAAAGTGACGTTATTACAAATTTACCAACAGATGGTCCAACTGGGGCAGGTCCAGATGTATTAATGGCACCTTATGATAGAGTTGGTGGCTTATCTACTGATGGACATATTTCTGAAATAAAATTAAAAAATAGTGATCAATATGAAGAAAAGCTAAAACAATTAGTTACAATAGATGGGAAAATTTATGGAGCACCAAATGTAATTGAGACACTTGTTTTATACTACAATAAAGAGTTTTTAAAGGGAGCACCTAAGACTTTTGAAGAATTAGAAGCACTGCAAAATGATCCTAAATACTCATTTGAAACAGAAAAAGGGAAAAATACCGCATTCTTGGCGAACTGGACTAATTTTTATTTTGCATATGGCTTAACAGCCGGTTATGGTGGATACGCATTTGGTGAAAATGGTACAAAAGCAAGTGACATTGGTTTAGCTGCAAATGATTCACAAAAAGCTCTGGAATATGCCAAACAGTGGTATGATACTTGGCCAAAAGGGATGCAAGATACAACAAAAGCTGGAAACTTTGTGAAAGATCAATTCCTTTCTAAAAAGACAGCTGCCATTATTGAAGGTCCGTGGGTAGCCGCGTCATTAAAAGAAGCGAAATTGAACTTTGGAGTATCAGAAATTCCAGTTTTACCAAATGGTAAAAAGTATAGTCCATTCGCAGGTGGAAAAGCTTGGGTTGTTTCAAATTATTCAAAAAATAAGAAAGCATCAGAAAAATTTATTTCATTTGTGACCTCGTTTGAAAATCAAAAGAAATTTTATGATTCTACTCAGGAGATACCTGCAACCACAAAAGCAAGAGAATATGCTTTAGACCAAAAGAATGAATTAACCACAGCTGTTATTAAACAATTTAATTCTTCAAAACCAATGCCAAATATACCTGAGATGGCAGAAGTATGGGGACCATCAGCTACAATGTATTTTGATGCAGTTTCAGGTAAAAAAATACCACAGAATGCAATAAGAGATGCTTTAAAAACAATAAAAGATACTATTGAACAAAAATATGGTAAGAATTAG
- a CDS encoding alpha-amylase family glycosyl hydrolase, whose translation MKKRILLLGQLLVLATSPSMVFAENKSIGPVNSKDTIYQIITDRFVDGDKTNNVLSDKNKHLFDGQGKDLKKFQGGDWKGIINKIDYLKGMGITAVWISAPYENRDDEIKDFKENGGYDSWTSFHGYHVRNYYATNKHFGTLNEFKELRDKLHENNIKLVIDFVTNHTSRGHNPTKNNENEDGKLYEPDKLPNGTYAIDNDGNPYDYNKDGKLENLIADPNNDKDGWFHHFGDRGNDESKWAYRNKELGSLSDFSQENSQVVNYLEKAVNYWTTFGIDGLRHDATLHMSPSFVKGLKDSISSNVTISHFGEFFISRPSLKYDEFVNFPKQTGVNNLDFEMFRSLTSTFGDFSKPMSDFGNMLDYTEKNYEYPNQAVTFIDNHDVTRFGKYQPNEKAFNAGLAALLTSRGIPNIYYGTEQHVKVNENSDIAGRIFMEKECKFDTNSKQYQLINKISSLRQSNDAIAFGKTTIVKSDENTIIYERKFFDDVVLVAINRQPDKTYTINNIITTLPDDTYHDHLNGLLNGEKLEVKEGKIDSLTLKGGEVGIWTFKKQNNSDAHIGDVVSTMGKAGEKIYIYGQAFDGSVQVKFGDKVAKVISKTSNIIETVVPDDVAPGVNNITIEKNGKTSNSFSYHVLTDDQNQIVFKIKAETRPGEQIYLVGNVAELGNWDVKKCTESLLNPNHPEWYLPVSVPKGKEIEFKFIKKDGNGNITWEDKIPNRKVKSSVESAGVIDTPLYVWNK comes from the coding sequence TTGAAAAAAAGAATTTTATTGTTAGGCCAGCTGTTAGTGCTTGCTACATCTCCATCAATGGTATTTGCAGAGAACAAATCTATTGGTCCAGTTAATTCGAAGGATACTATCTATCAAATTATTACTGATAGATTTGTGGATGGAGACAAAACAAATAACGTACTTTCTGATAAGAATAAACACTTATTTGATGGTCAAGGAAAAGATCTAAAAAAATTTCAAGGAGGAGATTGGAAAGGGATAATAAATAAAATTGACTATCTGAAAGGCATGGGAATTACAGCAGTCTGGATTTCAGCACCATACGAAAATCGTGATGATGAGATAAAAGATTTTAAAGAAAATGGCGGCTATGATTCCTGGACAAGTTTTCATGGTTATCATGTTAGAAATTATTATGCTACAAATAAACACTTTGGAACTTTAAATGAATTTAAAGAGTTGAGAGATAAACTTCATGAAAATAATATAAAACTTGTTATCGATTTTGTAACGAATCATACAAGTCGTGGTCATAACCCAACTAAAAATAATGAGAATGAGGATGGAAAATTATACGAGCCAGATAAGTTGCCAAATGGTACTTATGCTATAGATAATGATGGTAATCCTTATGACTACAATAAAGATGGCAAGTTAGAAAATCTAATTGCGGATCCGAATAATGATAAAGATGGTTGGTTTCACCATTTTGGGGATCGAGGAAATGATGAAAGTAAATGGGCCTATAGAAATAAAGAACTAGGTTCCCTTTCAGATTTTTCTCAGGAGAATAGCCAAGTGGTCAATTATTTAGAAAAAGCTGTCAATTACTGGACTACTTTTGGAATTGATGGTTTAAGGCATGATGCAACATTACATATGAGTCCATCGTTTGTCAAAGGGTTAAAAGATAGTATTTCTTCAAATGTAACAATTTCGCATTTTGGTGAATTTTTTATAAGTAGACCGTCTTTAAAGTATGATGAATTTGTAAATTTTCCAAAACAAACCGGCGTAAATAATCTTGATTTTGAAATGTTTCGTTCTTTGACGAGTACTTTTGGAGATTTTTCAAAACCGATGAGTGATTTTGGAAATATGTTAGATTATACTGAAAAAAACTATGAATATCCAAATCAAGCTGTGACATTTATTGATAATCATGATGTTACTCGTTTTGGTAAATATCAACCCAATGAAAAAGCTTTCAACGCCGGCTTGGCGGCTTTATTAACATCAAGAGGAATACCGAATATTTATTATGGGACTGAACAACATGTAAAAGTTAATGAGAATAGTGATATTGCTGGCAGGATTTTTATGGAGAAAGAATGTAAGTTTGATACTAACTCCAAACAATACCAATTAATAAATAAAATTTCATCTTTAAGACAATCTAATGATGCTATTGCTTTTGGAAAGACAACTATTGTTAAATCCGATGAAAACACAATTATCTATGAAAGGAAATTCTTTGATGATGTTGTTTTAGTTGCAATAAATCGTCAACCAGATAAAACTTATACCATTAACAATATAATTACCACTCTACCTGATGATACATATCATGACCATTTGAATGGTTTATTAAATGGTGAAAAATTAGAAGTCAAAGAAGGTAAAATTGATTCATTAACATTGAAAGGTGGAGAAGTTGGCATATGGACTTTTAAAAAACAAAATAATAGTGATGCTCATATTGGTGATGTTGTTTCAACAATGGGAAAGGCAGGTGAGAAAATTTATATCTATGGACAAGCATTTGATGGAAGTGTCCAAGTAAAATTCGGTGATAAAGTAGCAAAAGTCATCTCAAAAACATCGAATATTATCGAAACTGTGGTACCTGATGATGTAGCTCCAGGTGTAAATAATATTACAATTGAAAAAAATGGAAAAACATCAAATAGTTTTAGTTACCATGTTCTAACAGACGATCAAAATCAAATTGTCTTTAAAATAAAGGCAGAAACTAGACCAGGAGAGCAAATTTATTTAGTAGGAAATGTCGCAGAATTAGGTAATTGGGATGTTAAAAAATGTACTGAATCGTTGCTTAATCCAAATCATCCAGAATGGTACCTTCCAGTAAGTGTACCTAAAGGAAAAGAAATCGAATTTAAATTTATCAAAAAAGATGGGAATGGGAATATTACATGGGAAGACAAAATTCCTAATAGGAAAGTAAAATCATCTGTAGAAAGTGCTGGTGTTATTGATACGCCGTTGTATGTTTGGAATAAATAG
- a CDS encoding serine hydrolase domain-containing protein, producing MRKKLLQLIEQQIQDKEYHGATLALFEQGKWQEYYIGTTDGKCPVKPGLVYDLASVSKVVGVGTICIFMINSGALDLDASLTKYYPSFHDDRVTLRQLLTHTSGLDPYIPNRDQLDAVQLKEAMNQLTVTSDKTFHYTDVNFLLLGFMLQEVTGKSLDQLFTEEVFEPFGMTKTTFGPRTEAVPTVNGVNDGFVHDPKAKVLENHAGSAGLFSTVKNLELFLNHYMEDDFAQNLFQNYSQQVKERSIAWRLEKNNWLDHTGYTGPFIMFNDRKQAAVFLTNRTYDKDDRAHWISQRDILMQAIKDSFK from the coding sequence ATGAGAAAAAAGCTGTTGCAATTAATTGAACAACAGATTCAAGACAAAGAATATCATGGGGCTACTTTAGCCCTTTTTGAACAGGGAAAATGGCAAGAGTACTACATTGGTACCACCGATGGGAAATGTCCTGTCAAGCCTGGCTTAGTCTACGATTTAGCCAGTGTTTCCAAGGTTGTCGGCGTCGGAACTATTTGTATTTTTATGATTAATAGCGGAGCTTTGGACTTAGATGCTTCTTTAACCAAGTATTATCCTAGTTTTCATGATGATCGGGTGACGCTGCGCCAGCTATTAACTCATACCAGCGGACTGGATCCCTACATCCCTAACCGAGACCAACTGGATGCTGTTCAATTAAAAGAAGCCATGAATCAGTTGACAGTTACTTCTGATAAGACATTTCATTATACAGATGTGAACTTCTTATTACTTGGCTTTATGTTGCAAGAAGTGACAGGTAAAAGTTTGGATCAACTCTTTACAGAAGAAGTTTTTGAACCTTTTGGGATGACCAAAACGACTTTCGGACCAAGAACAGAAGCTGTTCCAACAGTTAATGGAGTAAATGATGGCTTTGTTCATGATCCTAAAGCCAAAGTCTTAGAAAATCATGCAGGATCTGCTGGACTCTTTTCTACTGTTAAGAATTTAGAATTATTTTTGAATCATTATATGGAAGATGACTTTGCTCAAAATCTTTTTCAAAATTATAGCCAACAAGTTAAAGAACGGTCAATTGCATGGCGACTTGAAAAAAATAATTGGTTAGACCATACAGGCTATACTGGACCCTTCATTATGTTCAATGATCGTAAACAAGCTGCTGTTTTTTTAACTAATAGAACTTATGACAAAGATGACCGAGCGCATTGGATTAGTCAACGTGACATATTAATGCAAGCTATTAAAGACAGTTTTAAATAA
- a CDS encoding CppA N-terminal domain-containing protein, with translation MTLLKNVSFITPVVRVNNRQVNIDFYKQSLGMRLVSEENAIAIFSSYGQGKERFVIEESPSVRTRAVVGTKKLNTIVIKTSDANAIQSLLANGASVDNLFKGTNGYAFETVSPEGDRYLLHSEDDISQLEVADMPELTADDNFKGLPDFSFETIVINVPNEEKAKAFYQDTFQGQLPIDIQFMAAEGPDLEIEPQIAWDLEIIEMAVPVEMDLAAYKEELEAKGLEVYLDKKEKILVVSDLSKIELWFTK, from the coding sequence ATGACATTATTAAAGAATGTAAGCTTTATTACTCCGGTAGTTAGAGTCAATAATCGTCAAGTTAATATCGATTTTTACAAACAAAGTTTAGGAATGCGTTTGGTTTCTGAAGAAAATGCCATTGCTATTTTTTCATCATATGGACAAGGCAAGGAACGTTTTGTCATTGAAGAGTCACCATCAGTTCGCACACGTGCGGTCGTTGGAACTAAGAAACTGAACACTATTGTAATTAAAACCAGTGATGCTAATGCGATTCAAAGCCTTTTGGCAAATGGTGCAAGCGTTGATAATTTATTTAAAGGAACAAATGGCTACGCCTTTGAGACAGTTTCCCCAGAAGGAGACCGTTATTTGTTGCACTCTGAAGATGATATCAGCCAATTAGAAGTTGCTGACATGCCAGAATTAACAGCAGATGACAACTTTAAAGGCCTACCAGATTTCTCCTTTGAAACAATTGTCATCAATGTACCAAATGAAGAAAAAGCTAAAGCTTTTTATCAAGATACTTTCCAAGGACAATTACCAATTGATATCCAATTCATGGCAGCAGAAGGACCAGATTTGGAAATTGAGCCACAAATTGCTTGGGATCTAGAAATCATTGAAATGGCCGTGCCAGTTGAAATGGACTTGGCAGCTTATAAAGAAGAACTGGAAGCAAAAGGACTAGAAGTTTATCTTGATAAAAAAGAAAAAATTCTAGTGGTCAGTGATTTAAGTAAGATTGAATTATGGTTTACAAAATGA
- a CDS encoding TSUP family transporter, with amino-acid sequence MNENLILHLIQVLLVLAILFISVTLVRHLKEHQINPSKRFFTGFWIGLITDALDTLGIGSFATTTSLFKMTKLVEDDSKLPGTMTAAHVIPVLIQSLCFIFVVKVEVLTLVSMAGAAFLGAYFGTKITKNWHTPTVQAILGCLLILASLIMTFRMITNPGSDIVHSLHGLHGIWLYVGIAFNFTIGVLMTMGLGNYAPELIFFSLMGLSPAVAMPVMMLDAAMIMTASSRQFIKGNRVSWTGFAGIVIGGVIGVLIAVFFLTNLDINNLKKLVVLIVIFTGIMLIRSSIASRRQEKIQGLVEIES; translated from the coding sequence ATGAATGAAAACTTAATTCTCCACCTAATTCAAGTTTTGCTAGTTCTAGCAATTCTTTTTATTTCTGTCACACTTGTTCGTCATCTTAAAGAACATCAGATTAATCCCTCTAAACGATTCTTCACCGGATTTTGGATTGGCCTTATTACAGATGCACTGGATACACTTGGCATCGGCTCATTTGCGACAACGACCTCCCTCTTTAAAATGACTAAATTGGTTGAAGATGACAGCAAACTTCCAGGTACCATGACTGCCGCACACGTCATTCCCGTCCTAATTCAGTCCCTCTGCTTTATCTTTGTCGTTAAAGTCGAAGTATTGACTTTGGTCTCAATGGCTGGCGCAGCCTTCCTAGGAGCCTACTTCGGCACAAAAATCACCAAGAACTGGCATACACCGACAGTTCAGGCCATCTTAGGATGCTTACTCATCCTAGCATCCTTAATTATGACTTTTAGAATGATTACCAACCCTGGCTCTGACATCGTACATTCACTCCATGGTCTCCATGGTATCTGGCTCTATGTTGGGATAGCTTTTAATTTTACAATTGGAGTCCTAATGACTATGGGACTTGGAAACTACGCCCCTGAGCTAATTTTCTTCTCTTTGATGGGACTAAGCCCAGCAGTGGCCATGCCCGTCATGATGCTAGACGCTGCCATGATTATGACTGCATCAAGCCGACAATTTATTAAAGGTAACCGCGTTTCTTGGACAGGCTTTGCTGGTATCGTCATTGGTGGTGTGATTGGCGTTTTAATTGCCGTCTTTTTCCTAACAAACCTTGATATCAATAATCTAAAAAAACTAGTTGTCCTAATTGTTATCTTTACAGGGATTATGTTAATCCGCTCATCAATTGCCTCTAGGAGACAAGAAAAAATCCAAGGACTAGTTGAAATTGAGTCATAA